From the genome of Sediminibacter sp. Hel_I_10:
ATACGACTTTAAAAATGGTGTGTTTTTTATTTCCATTTTACAAATCTAGAAGATTAAATTTGTTGCGTTAAGTTATTGAATTCTGGTTGTTTGGTCTTAATTATGGCTAACGTTAATATGTAAGGAGAGTTGCGCGTTTGAGCAACTAACTTATTAAAAATGGAACGAATCAGTTAAAAATCTTTAGGATTTTACAAGTAGGCGAGAACAAAACAATTATTTTACACGGTGTTAGGCTACGTTATTTTTCCGTAACAAATTTGTATATTTCTTTCACGTGTTTCTCTCTTTGATACCAATCATTATAAACAAGTTCAAATTCATTTACTTTGAAAGTTCCAAAATCGTAATTAATATTTTTATCCAAAAATTCTAATAATTTTCTCTTTTGACTTAATTCCGTTCTAAATCGAACAATTGTTGAGTGAGCAGTTTGTATGGAATATCTTTTGTCTAAACTTTGTTCCAAATTAGAGTTTTTAAATTCTGTTCTCAACCTGTCTCTAATAGCATTTAGTTCGTTATTATCAATAAATCCTTGAATCATAATGCCAGAAGGTGAGGCCGTAATTCCTCTAAAAGTGATATTTATATCTTTCTTTTCTACAATACATTTTTCAATCAATTCAATATAGTTTGCTAAATCAATCTTTTTTATGTCAAATCCATCTTAACAAGAAATGATTGAC
Proteins encoded in this window:
- a CDS encoding 2'-5' RNA ligase family protein, encoding MIEKCIVEKKDINITFRGITASPSGIMIQGFIDNNELNAIRDRLRTEFKNSNLEQSLDKRYSIQTAHSTIVRFRTELSQKRKLLEFLDKNINYDFGTFKVNEFELVYNDWYQREKHVKEIYKFVTEK